A single Plasmodium malariae genome assembly, chromosome: 6 DNA region contains:
- the SEA1 gene encoding schizont egress antigen-1, putative encodes MTEYKCPDGLDLFCYINRCDINELIDYTEEIDGKSSYSCNEHNNYCEYKIPPLLQNFESNQEDSEKSSVKSYIDDGASTIISKNEEENNNSLEHNRTEKNREKKEDIGETREVGQKQTKQQNSREEKINIIIIKNKNRINNFEGILSMAKSNNKNIQKKLNERIYHICCKSIADINTHNLKKVRDIKGKQGKLTIEHIDHNDIFLAIYDNFGSKKKKHSSNMLYGHSCDSQRGWHDNIRYHENVLKKRKEINPYNTQLNDGNNFKPCRKKKKNDYFFRNNIHSRIINKNSSNAHRKKMPLHMVQHKTNKNVMDNTSDFDSHAIELEELTLKDRTSLKNFYLKKNRKRANHIFVSSYDDVKDSDHHVDQYRHHHVDQHRHHHVDQHRHHHVDQHRHHHVDQHRHHHVDQHRHHHVDQHRHHHVDQHHHHHVDQHRHHHVDQYRHHHADHPRYEHYAYGYSQRREMLLSNEVVRSEYMNNDTTTVAPNNVYVNRDMSRRENIMSYEKNEIEQEHKCNYSLRNYEEQSAEGEYVIPLPTQINKKKKEQNLRNEDANFIYEHVENDVYPYQIFEPKERISLDEVYDDSINWHPSHMEEVSNTAKNSANVVNVPNRFNNSCTGNDEDNGGRTCADDNIYLKRKSVEEIYQSRADIISSISCEGLLNNTEQRKDENNVYDDLEGIERSKSLEKHDLVIGEEGHVYENFDNVRSDLKCSKSSNDRREKSRIHKCYDNLREGEIRLGNDIFCSLDLSIPKKLGNTYDELVPHVNSFKGEESEHGEGFSNSKGEKEYFDLLIKKYEKTMLTIDELENLSFSMNSAKEDGSTNDLKKEALKKDEMEISDDRKSLKCSSEKLDQEKEKQKKRSVCQEEGTPRKDTHHNVDTNTDANDDHSKDLNYPCGVEEDISGVSEAGISGGYEKLLENDMYDLYNLKMHDLENLKSYDFTSSKNLLKKDIFLYSSLNNEEECLDNMDVITYEEGDDNNHSNNDSVEKNYKKLSLNGDTMDEEIDVRDDKEIASFLEKLKADLANQININNEEDSGNNNNNNNTNNINNMNNMSNNGDERAFDLLDSVHVNDYYYDCDDGRGDAVINTTHVDNEMMRKSKKNSKDNNANFWHNDECADHDAYVNNDMIDNTSGNDAPVDSELKLSDLNESNVHMDSNSLFNVGDISGNNNYHGTDHDAKYDTKYGAKHDSQYENNNNNNFNINCNSNSNRNSNRNSNRNSNRNSNYDSGSPPKIPELMKNTECQTDFPLDVSRNTNRTPRKKSVEVILVKRKLKRINEKEIPRGSIGASLNHDKDNRKRRYPKRNRIKTLRYWIGERELTKRNPETGEIDVIGFSECKNIDDLSPHIIGPFKYKKIYLREQNRSRKNFNMEEMNEQHYSNYYGRKILNDDVFIEEDGYTNRLNDVTNSNTTQDDYYRHSHRYHYHHVNRNKEGTHMQYKNNILYKASMKGSNSNDADKNTNLPRANRFSNRAVNLNDNKKWKKRKKRKFINIINYIKKKKKKLIKSSDKREGEILFYQNVKKDSTAIGGSRCSEHVNNGKGKDSNMNNDANTFNNANLLTDGSYMIEHVATNDEVYNDMYEEEGTNRLLNDDVACDSLPSNEGNLFLDVNGVGDADMEVAHIADVDKASVVADGNEPNVSEEMNCSNDNNSNCMDDGKIEGVEVEDETFEDVEAEAVEDVEAEAVEDVESEAVEEVEAEAAVEGEAEVDEAERAEKKVNVSVKKKKVKKKVNNQKKKKKKDSKIDEMYKELSILNLNFRISNEKRNNEGKKGKEKEDRGRKNEFKGVNKDISKKKAKKKEMKMKKLKQEEENEKENTKEEKLKEKENTKEEKLKEKENTKEEKIKEKEETKENAKAKENAKAKENAKAKENTKAKENAKESLNDSEDNQLKGKKEYNVQEHWDEDLKYSEKTFFNAEECNRSASNYARNYATYYGTILHVHMHSNSAEQTVVTSICGKDAAQSADEVIPVNNGNNGDSTVGTILPYEGDQNTFGSSSSSSKNTSGHNLYMTFLEKTNKNYMNRSYINKMSSEENYYEDINPAHKKKRILSSVNESENENSSVDSDLINDVISKENMGSEVEAAVEIPSADRKNKYTNKRSLKKSYSSNTNSRSIIKKSPTKLLAGFIFKKKEIRYAMEKGEEGILSRKYYANKQQKGACVNEVDISLVCSQNSFVTGLHFYDRLHPCAGLPLVQQSLLGGFKLDLNLYCIRMELNGQYCSFTYQNDLVGYIDKGEKIKIFLKNQERCYEIGDFFYIPPFSNFLAINKSRCECILYVCPVKK; translated from the exons ATGACGGAATATAAATGTCCTGATGGTTTGGACTTGTTCTGTTACATAAACAGATGTGATATAAATGAACTAATTGATTATACGGAAGAGATTGATGGTAAATCCTCATATAGTTGTAATGAgcataataattattgtgaatataaaattccaccccttttacaaaattttgaaaGTAATCAAGAAGACTCAGAAAAAAGCTCCGTAAAGAGTTATATTGATGATGGGGCATCGAcaattatttcaaaaaatgaagaggaaaataataatagtttagAACATAACAGAACAGAAAAGaatagggaaaaaaaa gaagaTATAGGGGAAACGCGTGAAGTAGGGCAAAAACAGACGAAACAACAAAACTCAcgagaagaaaaaattaatataataattatcaaaaataaaaataggatAAACAATTTTGAAGGAATACTCTCTATGGCAaaatcaaataataaaaatatacagaaGAAATTGAATGAAAgaatttatcatatatgtTGCAAAAGTATTGCAgatataaatacacataatttaaaaaaagtaagagATATAAAGGGAAAGCAGGGGAAGCTTACCATTGAACATATTGATCATAATGATATTTTTCTAGCAATATATGACAATTTTgggagtaaaaaaaaaaaacatagcAGTAATATGTTATATGGCCATTCATGTGATAGTCAGAGAGGATGGCACGATAATATTAGGTACCATGAAAAtgtcttaaaaaaaagaaaagagatAAATCCGTACAATACTCAACTGAATGATGGTAATAATTTCAAGCCttgcagaaaaaaaaaaaaaaatgattatttcttccgtaataatatacacagtcgtataattaataaaaatagtagtaATGCGCATAGAAAGAAAATGCCTCTCCACATGGTACAACATAagacaaataaaaatgtcaTGGATAACACGTCTGATTTCGATTCACATGCTATAGAATTAGAAGAGCTTACATTAAAAGATAGAacatctttaaaaaatttttatttaaaaaaaaatagaaaacgcgcaaatcatatatttgtgtCCTCATATGATGATGTTAAGGATAGTGATCATCATGTTGATCAGTATCGTCATCATCATGTTGATCAGCATCGTCATCATCATGTTGATCAGCATCGTCATCATCATGTTGATCAGCATCGTCATCATCATGTTGATCAGCATCGTCATCATCATGTTGATCAGCATCGTCATCATCATGTTGATCAGCATCGTCATCATCATGTTGATCagcatcatcatcatcatgtTGATCAGCATCGTCATCATCATGTTGATCAGTATCGTCATCACCATGCTGATCATCCTCGTTATGAACATTACGCATATGGCTACTCTCAACGAAGAGAAATGTTATTATCAAATGAGGTAGTCCGTTCAGAGTATATGAATAATGATACGACAACTGTTGCACCTAACAATGTTTATGTAAATAGAGACATGTCAAgaagagaaaatataatgagtTATGAGAAAAACGAAATTGAACAAGAACACAAATGTAACTATTCTTTGCGAAATTATGAGGAACAGTCAGCAGAAGGTGAATATGTTATCCCTTTACCTACACAGATCAAcaagaaaaagaaggaaCAAAATCTAAGGAATGAAGAtgcaaattttatatatgaacatgttGAAAATGATGTTTATCCGTACCAAATATTCGAACCAAAAGAAAGGATTTCCCTTGATGAAGTGTATGATGACAGCATAAATTGGCATCCATCTCATATGGAAGAAGTCAGTAATACAGCTAAGAACTCTGCTAATGTTGTTAATGTCCCAAATAGATTTAATAATTCTTGTACTGGAAATGATGAAGATAATGGAGGAAGAACCTGTGCAGATGATAACATATACTTAAAGAGAAAAAGTGTAGAAGAAATATATCAGAGTCGTGCTGATATAATTAGTAGCATATCATGTGAAGgcttattaaataatactgAACAAAgaaaagatgaaaataacGTATATGATGATTTAGAAGGGATAGAAAGGAGCAAATCTTTAGAAAAACATGATTTAGTGATTGGTGAGGAGGGGCATGTGTATGAGAATTTTGATAATGTTAGAAGTGACTTAAAATGTAGCAAAAGTAGCAATGATAGGAGGGAAAAGAGCAGAATCCATAAATGTTATGATAATTTAAGAGAAGGAGAAATACGATTAggtaatgatatattttgttcattgGACTTATCTATCCCTAAGAAGTTAGGTAATACATATGATGAATTAGTACCCCACGTAAATAGTTTTAAAGGTGAAGAAAGTGAACATGGGGAAGGTTTTTCAAATAGTAAAggagaaaaagaatattttgacttgttaattaaaaaatatgaaaaaactATGTTGACAATTGATGAGCTTGAAAATTTATCTTTTAGTATGAACAGTGCAAAAGAAGATGGAAGTACAAACGATCTAAAAAAGGAAGCGTTGAAGAAGGACGAAATGGAAATATCTGATGATCGCAAAAGTTTGAAATGTAGTAGTGAAAAGTTGGACCAGGAAAAAGAGAagcaaaagaaaagaagTGTTTGTCAAGAAGAAGGAACTCCCCGGAAAGATACACACCATAATGTAGACACAAACACTGATGCTAATGATGACCATTCGAAGGACTTAAACTACCCTTGTGGGGTTGAGGAAGATATATCAGGAGTATCAGAAGCGGGGATAAGTGGAGGATATGAAAAACTACTAGAAAATGACATGTACgatttgtataatttaaagATGCATGATTTGGAGAATCTAAAATCTTATGATTTTACATCTtcgaaaaatttattaaaaaaagatatattccTTTATAGTAGTTTGAATAATGAGGAGGAATGCCTTGATAATATGGATGTTATTACTTATGAAGAAGGGGATGATAACAACCATTCGAATAATGACTCGGTGGAAAAGAATTACAAGAAGTTATCGCTAAATGGCGATACAATGGACGAAGAGATAGATGTACGTGATGACAAGGAAATTGCAAGCTTTTTGGAGAAGCTGAAAGCTGATTTGGCTAAccagataaatataaacaatgaAGAGGATAgcggtaataataataataacaataatacgAACAATATAAACAATATGAACAATATGAGTAATAATGGGGACGAACGAGCATTTGACTTGCTCGATTCGGTTCATGTAAATGATTACTATTATGACTGCGATGATGGAAGAGGTGATGCTGTCATAAATACTACCCATGTTGATAATGAAATGATGAGAAAGTCGAAGAAAAACTCGAAAGACAATAATGCTAATTTTTGGCACAATGATGAATGTGCGGATCATGATGCATATGTGAACAACGATATGATAGATAATACTAGTGGTAATGATGCCCCTGTAGATTCAGAACTTAAGCTATCGGATCTTAATGAGTCTAATGTGCATATGGATAGCAATTCGTTATTTAACGTGGGTGATATCAGTGGGAATAATAATTATCACGGTACTGATCATGATGCTAAGTATGATACGAAGTATGGCGCTAAGCATGACTCTCAGTATgagaacaataataataacaacttTAACATTAACtgtaacagtaatagtaataggaACAGTAATAGGAACAGTAATAGGAATAGTAATAGGAATAGTAATTACGACAGTGGCAGCCCTCCCAAAATTCCCgaattaatgaaaaacacGGAGTGTCAGACGGATTTCCCCCTAGACGTTTCGAGAAATACAAACAGAACACCAAGGAAAAAAAGTGTAGAGGTAATATTagtgaaaagaaaattaaaaaggataaatgaaaaggaaatacCAAGAGGGAGTATCGGAGCATCACTTAACCATGATAAGGATAATAGAAAGAGGAGGTACCCAAAGAGAAATAGAATCAAAACGCTACGATACTGGATAGGTGAAAGAGAACTCACAAAAAGAAATCCAGAAACAGGGGAAATAGATGTAATAGGGTTTAGtgaatgtaaaaatatagatgATCTATCACCTCATATTATAGGGccatttaaatataagaaaatctATTTAAGAGAACAAAACCGttcaagaaaaaattttaatatggaAGAAATGAATGAACAGCATTACAGTAATTATTATGGAAGAAAGATATTAAACGACGATGTGTTTATAGAGGAGGACGGGTACACCAACAGATTAAACGATGTAACAAATAGTAACACCACTCAGGATGATTATTATCGTCATAGTCATCgttatcattatcatcatGTTAATCGCAATAAGGAAGGAACACATAtgcaatataaaaataatatattatacaaagcATCAATGAAGGGGAGTAATAGCAATGATGCTGATAAAAATACTAATCTACCCAGAGCTAATCGATTCTCCAATAGAGCTGTTAATCTTAATGATAACAAAAAGtggaaaaaacgaaaaaaacgtaaattcattaatatcattaattatataaaaaaaaaaaaaaaaaaattaataaaaagcaGTGACAAAAGGGAAGGAGAAATTTTATTCTAccaaaatgttaaaaaagacAGTACGGCTATTGGTGGAAGTAGATGTTCTGAACACGTTAATAATGGTAAGGGTAAAGATTCTAATATGAACAACGATGCTAATACATTCAACAATGCTAATCTTCTAACGGATGGAAGTTACATGATAGAGCATGTAGCTACAAATGACGAAGTGTACAATGATATGTATGAGGAAGAAGGGACAAACAGATTATTAAATGACGATGTAGCATGTGATAGTCTTCCTTCGAATGAGGGAAATTTGTTCCTTGATGTGAACGGTGTAGGTGATGCGGATATGGAAGTAGCTCATATAGCAGATGTGGATAAAGCATCAGTAGTTGCAGATGGAAACGAACCAAACGTGAGTGAAGAGATGAATTGTTCGAACGACAATAACTCGAATTGTATGGATGACGGAAAGATAGAAGGAGTAGAAGTAGAAGATGAAACATTTGAAGACGTTGAAGCAGAAGCAGTAGAAGACGTTGAAGCAGAAGCAGTAGAAGACGTTGAATCAGAAGCAGTAGAAGAGGTTGAAGCAGAAGCAGCAGTAGAAGGTGAGGCAGAAGTCGATGAGGCTGAACGGGCGGAGAAAAAGGTAAACGTGTCggtgaaaaagaaaaaagtcaaaaaaaaagtgaataaccagaaaaaaaaaaaaaaaaaagacagcAAAATAGATGAAATGTACAAAGAGCTATccatattaaatttaaattttcgtATCTccaatgaaaaaagaaataatgagGGGAAAAAAGGCAAAGAAAAGGAAGATAGGGGAAGGAAAAACGAATTTAAGGGAGTAAACAAGGACATAAGTAAGAAGAAGgcaaaaaagaaagagatgaagatgaagaagttgaaacaagaagaagaaaatgaaaaagaaaatacaaaagaagagaaattaaaagaaaaagaaaatacaaaagaagagaaattaaaagaaaaagaaaatacaaaagaagagaaaataaaagaaaaagaagaaacaaaagaaaacgcaaaagcaaaagaaaacgcaaaagcaaaagaaaatgcaaaagcaaaagaaaatacaaaagCAAAAGAAAATGCAAAAGAGAGCTTAAATGATAGTGAGGATAATCAGTTaaagggaaaaaaggaatacaATGTTCAGGAGCACTGGGATGAGGATTTAAAATATAGCGAAAAGACCTTTTTTAATGCAGAAGAGTGTAATAGAAGTGCGAGTAATTATGCAAGAAATTATGCAACCTATTATGGAACTATTTTGCATGTGCACATGCATAGTAATAGTGCAGAACAAACTGTGGTCACCTCTATATGTGGAAAGGATGCAGCGCAGAGCGCTGATGAAGTTATACCAGTTAATAATGGAAATAATGGTGATAGCACAGTTGGCACGATTCTACCTTATGAAGGAGACCAGAACACATttggtagtagtagtagtagttcTAAAAACACGAGTggacataatttatatatgacatttctagaaaaaacaaataaaaattatatgaacagaagttatataaataaaatgagttCAGAGGAAAACTATTATGAGGATATTAACCCGGcacataagaaaaaaagaatacttTCCAGTGTAAATGAGagtgaaaatgaaaatagtaGTGTAGATAGTGATTTAATAAATGACGTTATTTCGAAAGAAAATATGGGTTCAGAGGTAGAAGCGGCTGTAGAAATACCAAGTGCGGACcgcaaaaataaatatacaaacaaAAGGTCACTCAAGAAGTCGTATAGCAGCAACACAAACAGTAGAAGCATTATTAAGAAATCTCCTACAAAATTGTTAGCaggttttatttttaaaaagaaagaaataagATATGCAATGGAAAAAGGGGAAGAAGGAATTCTATCAAGAAAGTATTATGCGAACAAACAACAAAAAGGTGCTTGTGTAAACGAAGTAGATATTTCTCTAGTATGTTCCCAGAACAGTTTTGTAACAg gattacatttttatgatCGATTACACCCATGCGCAGGATTACCCCTCGTCCAACAG aGTTTGCTTGGAGGTTTTAAGTTAGACCTGAATTTGTACTGCATTAGGATGGAGCTAAATGGACAGTATTGTTCATTTACCTATCAGAATGATTTG GTAGGGTATATCGACaagggggaaaaaataaaaatctttTTGAAGAATCAGGAAAGATGCTATGAGATAGGggattttttttacattcctCCATTTTCAAACTTTTTAGCTATTAATAAAAGCAG aTGCGAGTGTATTTTATACGTCTGTCCAGTAAAAAAGTGA